A single region of the Rathayibacter rathayi genome encodes:
- a CDS encoding 2TM domain-containing protein, whose protein sequence is MTNEWGTPDPSARRDRSAEVVPAADSGEAVEPARVEDAERALAVREVKRRRDFLGSVGGWASVSAITTVIWVATGADGYFWPIWPMVGIGIGVVGQAASIWGPTRKEITEADIAAEMQRRDKRGR, encoded by the coding sequence ATGACGAACGAGTGGGGAACGCCGGATCCGTCCGCGCGGCGCGACCGGTCCGCGGAGGTCGTTCCGGCGGCCGACTCCGGCGAGGCGGTGGAGCCGGCTCGCGTCGAGGACGCCGAGCGCGCGCTGGCGGTGCGCGAGGTCAAGCGGCGCCGCGACTTCCTGGGGTCGGTCGGCGGCTGGGCGAGCGTGTCGGCGATCACCACCGTGATCTGGGTCGCCACGGGTGCCGACGGCTACTTCTGGCCGATCTGGCCGATGGTCGGCATCGGGATCGGCGTCGTGGGCCAGGCCGCGTCGATCTGGGGGCCGACCCGCAAGGAGATCACCGAGGCGGACATCGCCGCCGAGATGCAGCGCCGGGACAAGCGCGGCCGCTGA